In Thiobacter sp. AK1, a genomic segment contains:
- the gatB gene encoding Asp-tRNA(Asn)/Glu-tRNA(Gln) amidotransferase subunit GatB: MEWEVVIGLEVHAQLSTRSKIFSGAATRYGAAPNTQACAVDIALPGVLPVLNKGAVERAIRFGLAIGARINRESVFARKNYFYPDLPKGYQISQYERPIIEGGSITIAVGDQEKVIRITRAHLEEDAGKSLHEDFHGMTGIDLNRAGTPLLEIVSEPDLRSAEEAVAYAKALHALVQYLDICDGNMQEGSFRCDANVSVRPRGSDAFGTRCEIKNLNSFRFLEKAIEYEASRQIEILEAGGFIEQETRLYDSDRGETRSMRSKEEAFDYRYFPDPDLMPLRIPEEMIESIRASLPELPHAKRSRFMSQYGLSAYDAGVLTTSRAMAAYFEAVVAEVGAAHAKVAANWVMGELAGALNREGREISVSPISAAQLAGLIARILDNTISGKIAKEVFEAMWAGEGDADTIIERRGLRQITDAGALERLVEEVIAANPKSVEEYRAGKDRALNALVGQVMKRTQGKANPQQVTQLLKARLG, encoded by the coding sequence ATGGAATGGGAAGTGGTCATCGGGCTGGAGGTGCATGCCCAGCTCTCCACCCGTAGCAAGATTTTTTCCGGTGCCGCCACACGCTATGGGGCCGCGCCCAACACCCAGGCCTGTGCGGTGGACATCGCCCTGCCTGGGGTGCTGCCGGTGCTCAACAAGGGAGCGGTGGAGCGGGCCATCCGCTTCGGCCTGGCTATTGGCGCGCGAATCAACCGCGAGTCGGTGTTCGCTCGCAAGAATTACTTCTACCCGGATCTGCCCAAAGGTTACCAGATCAGCCAATACGAGCGGCCCATCATCGAGGGTGGCAGCATCACCATCGCCGTGGGGGATCAGGAGAAGGTCATCCGCATCACCCGTGCTCATCTTGAGGAGGATGCCGGCAAGTCCCTGCACGAGGATTTCCACGGCATGACCGGCATTGACCTGAACCGCGCCGGCACGCCGCTCTTGGAAATCGTCTCCGAGCCTGACCTGCGCAGCGCGGAAGAGGCAGTGGCCTATGCTAAAGCCCTGCACGCCCTGGTGCAGTATCTCGACATCTGTGACGGCAACATGCAGGAAGGCTCCTTCCGCTGCGATGCCAATGTCTCGGTGCGGCCCAGGGGCAGTGACGCCTTCGGCACCCGCTGTGAGATCAAGAACCTCAACTCTTTCCGCTTCCTAGAGAAGGCGATCGAATACGAAGCGAGCCGGCAAATCGAGATTCTCGAAGCGGGTGGCTTCATCGAGCAGGAAACCCGCCTCTATGATTCGGACCGTGGCGAGACGCGCTCCATGCGTTCCAAGGAAGAGGCCTTCGACTACCGCTATTTCCCGGATCCGGACCTTATGCCCTTGCGCATCCCGGAGGAAATGATCGAGTCTATCAGGGCCAGTCTGCCGGAGCTGCCCCATGCCAAGCGCAGCCGCTTCATGAGCCAGTACGGGCTATCTGCCTACGACGCGGGCGTGCTCACCACCAGCCGCGCCATGGCTGCCTATTTCGAGGCGGTGGTGGCGGAAGTGGGTGCTGCCCATGCCAAGGTGGCGGCCAATTGGGTGATGGGCGAGCTTGCCGGGGCACTCAACCGCGAGGGTCGCGAGATCAGCGTGAGCCCCATTTCGGCCGCGCAGCTCGCCGGTCTAATCGCGCGCATCCTAGACAACACGATTTCGGGCAAGATCGCTAAGGAAGTGTTCGAGGCCATGTGGGCGGGCGAGGGGGATGCCGACACCATCATCGAACGGCGGGGCCTGCGTCAGATCACCGACGCCGGCGCCCTGGAGCGGTTGGTGGAGGAAGTGATCGCCGCCAACCCCAAGTCGGTGGAGGAATACCGCGCCGGCAAGGACCGCGCCTTGAACGCCTTGGTGGGTCAAGTGATGAAGCGCACCCAGGGCAAGGCCAATCCCCAGCAGGTGACCCAGCTCCTTAAGGCCAGACTGGGCTGA
- the gatA gene encoding Asp-tRNA(Asn)/Glu-tRNA(Gln) amidotransferase subunit GatA, whose amino-acid sequence MINSSLKELATQLAARKISSRELTELFLARIEAHNPELNAFITVDREKSLAQADAADNLLATGGAGPLTGIPVAQKDIFCAKGWLTTCGSKMLANFVAPYDAHVVERMNAAGIVNLGKTNMDEFAMGSSNETSYFGKVKNPWDRAAVPGGSSGGSAAAVAARLAPAATGTDTGGSIRQPAALCGITGIKPTYGVVSRYGMIAFASSLDQGGPMAKSAEDCALLLNVMAGFDPRDSTSLDRPAEDYTRLLEQPLVGLRIGLPKEYFAEGLAPDVAAAVEAAIAEYKKLGAEVVEVSLPNTRLSIPVYYVLAPAEASSNLARYDGVRYGYRAPAYDDLMDMYKKTRAQGFGSEVKRRILIGTYVLSAGYYDAYYLKAQKLRRLIAQDFSEAFQRCDVIMGPTSPTPAFDLGEKADDPVAMYLSDIYTIAVNLAGLPGMSIPVGFGSKGRPVGLQIIGNYFSEAKMLNVAHQYQKATDWHTRMPEGI is encoded by the coding sequence ATGATCAACAGCAGTCTGAAAGAACTCGCCACTCAGCTCGCCGCCCGCAAGATTTCCAGCCGCGAACTCACCGAGCTGTTCCTTGCGCGCATTGAGGCCCACAACCCCGAGCTCAATGCCTTCATCACCGTGGACCGGGAGAAATCCCTGGCCCAAGCCGATGCCGCCGACAATCTGCTGGCGACGGGGGGGGCTGGGCCGCTCACCGGCATCCCCGTGGCCCAGAAGGATATTTTTTGCGCCAAGGGTTGGCTTACCACCTGTGGCTCGAAGATGCTCGCCAATTTCGTGGCGCCTTATGATGCCCACGTGGTGGAGCGGATGAACGCCGCGGGCATCGTCAACCTGGGCAAGACCAACATGGACGAGTTCGCCATGGGCTCATCCAACGAGACGTCGTATTTCGGCAAGGTGAAGAACCCCTGGGATCGCGCGGCGGTGCCGGGCGGCTCCTCCGGCGGCTCGGCGGCGGCGGTGGCGGCGCGCCTTGCGCCAGCGGCCACCGGCACCGACACCGGCGGCTCCATCCGCCAGCCGGCGGCCCTGTGCGGCATCACTGGCATCAAGCCCACCTATGGCGTCGTCTCCCGCTATGGCATGATCGCCTTCGCTTCTTCCCTGGATCAGGGCGGCCCCATGGCCAAGAGCGCCGAGGACTGCGCGCTCTTACTCAACGTCATGGCCGGTTTCGATCCGCGCGATTCCACTAGCCTGGACCGCCCCGCCGAGGATTACACACGGCTTTTGGAGCAGCCGCTGGTCGGGTTGCGCATCGGCCTGCCGAAGGAATATTTCGCCGAAGGGCTGGCACCGGACGTGGCAGCGGCGGTGGAGGCGGCCATTGCCGAATACAAGAAGCTGGGTGCCGAGGTGGTGGAGGTGTCCCTGCCCAATACGCGCCTGTCCATTCCGGTCTATTACGTGCTCGCGCCGGCCGAGGCCTCCAGCAACCTGGCGCGTTACGACGGGGTACGCTACGGTTACCGGGCGCCGGCGTACGACGATCTCATGGACATGTACAAGAAGACCCGTGCGCAGGGCTTTGGGTCGGAGGTGAAACGGCGCATCCTGATCGGCACCTATGTGTTGTCCGCTGGGTACTACGACGCCTACTACCTCAAGGCCCAGAAGCTGCGCCGCCTGATCGCCCAGGACTTCAGCGAGGCCTTCCAGCGCTGCGACGTGATCATGGGGCCCACCTCGCCCACCCCTGCTTTCGATTTGGGCGAGAAGGCCGACGATCCAGTGGCCATGTATCTGTCCGACATCTACACCATCGCGGTGAACCTGGCAGGACTTCCTGGCATGTCCATTCCTGTGGGTTTCGGCAGCAAAGGGCGGCCGGTAGGCCTGCAGATCATCGGCAATTATTTCTCGGAAGCGAAAATGCTCAACGTCGCCCATCAGTACCAGAAAGCGACCGACTGGCACACGCGCATGCCGGAGGGAATCTAG
- the gatC gene encoding Asp-tRNA(Asn)/Glu-tRNA(Gln) amidotransferase subunit GatC → MSFSAADVKRVAHLARIEITQAEIEPVLAQLSNILHLVEQMQAVDTEGITPMAHAQDIALRLREDEVTEPDQHELFQSIAPQVEAGLYLVPKVIE, encoded by the coding sequence ATGTCATTTTCCGCAGCCGACGTAAAACGCGTCGCCCACCTCGCCCGCATCGAGATCACGCAGGCCGAGATCGAACCCGTGCTCGCCCAGCTTTCCAACATCCTGCACCTGGTGGAACAGATGCAGGCGGTCGACACCGAGGGCATCACGCCCATGGCCCACGCCCAGGACATCGCCTTGCGCCTGCGCGAGGATGAGGTCACCGAGCCTGATCAGCACGAGCTGTTCCAGTCAATCGCCCCGCAGGTGGAAGCCGGGCTGTATCTGGTGCCCAAGGTGATCGAGTAA
- a CDS encoding rod shape-determining protein, which translates to MFGFLRGYFSSDLAIDLGTANTLIYVRGKGIVLDEPSVVAIRHEGGPTAKKTIQAVGIEAKQMLGRTPGNITAIRPMKDGVIADFTITEQMLKYFIKKIHGSHLFGPSPRIIICVPCGSTQVERRAIRESAIGAGARQVYLIEEPMAAAIGAGLPVAEATGSMVVDIGGGTTEVGVISLGGIVYSASVRVGGDKFDEAIINYIRRNYGMLIGESTAEQIKKEIGSAFPGSDVREMEVKGRNLAEGIPRSFTISSNEILEALTDPLNNIVSAVKSALEQTPPELGADIAEKGMVLTGGGALLRDLDRLLMEETGLPVIVAEDPLTCVVRGSGRALEEMERLSTVFTND; encoded by the coding sequence ATGTTCGGATTCCTGCGTGGTTACTTTTCCAGCGACCTGGCCATTGACCTGGGCACGGCCAACACCTTGATTTACGTGCGTGGCAAGGGCATCGTGCTGGACGAACCCTCCGTGGTGGCCATCCGTCACGAAGGCGGGCCCACGGCCAAGAAGACCATCCAGGCGGTGGGCATCGAGGCCAAGCAGATGCTGGGCCGCACACCCGGCAACATCACCGCCATTCGGCCCATGAAGGACGGCGTGATCGCCGATTTCACCATCACTGAGCAGATGCTCAAGTACTTCATCAAGAAGATCCATGGCTCGCACCTGTTCGGCCCCAGCCCGCGCATCATCATCTGCGTGCCCTGTGGCTCCACCCAGGTGGAGCGGCGCGCCATCCGCGAATCAGCCATCGGCGCCGGCGCGCGCCAGGTCTATCTCATCGAGGAACCCATGGCGGCTGCCATTGGCGCCGGGCTACCGGTGGCGGAAGCCACCGGCTCCATGGTGGTGGACATTGGCGGCGGCACCACCGAGGTGGGCGTGATCTCCCTAGGCGGCATCGTCTATTCCGCCTCGGTTCGGGTGGGGGGGGATAAGTTCGACGAAGCCATCATCAACTACATCCGCCGCAACTATGGCATGTTGATCGGGGAATCTACCGCGGAACAGATCAAGAAGGAGATCGGCTCCGCCTTCCCCGGCTCGGACGTACGCGAGATGGAAGTGAAAGGCCGCAACCTGGCCGAAGGCATTCCCCGCAGCTTCACCATCTCCAGCAACGAAATCCTGGAAGCGCTCACCGATCCCTTGAACAACATCGTCTCTGCGGTAAAGTCTGCCTTGGAGCAGACCCCACCCGAACTGGGGGCGGACATCGCCGAAAAGGGCATGGTGCTCACCGGCGGCGGCGCGCTGTTGCGCGACCTGGACCGCCTGCTCATGGAAGAGACCGGGCTACCGGTGATCGTGGCCGAGGATCCGCTCACCTGTGTGGTGCGTGGTTCCGGACGGGCGCTCGAGGAAATGGAGCGTCTGTCCACGGTCTTCACCAACGATTGA
- the mreC gene encoding rod shape-determining protein MreC, giving the protein MTDTTPPPFFKTGLKPATRFAIFALSSVILMLADARFGYLDPLRQVLAVIVNPLQHAVNAPVRLAGQVGAFFVTQGRLRLENDELKEARLRLSGQLMEFQALQAENAHLRALFKARERYGTRVTLAEILYSERDPFARKIIIDRGSLHHVVPGQVVVDEVGVVGQVTRVYPGVSEVTLITDKNQAVPVQNLRNGLRAVVFGSGQDGSLTVPFMPIHADLQPGDQLVTSGLDGIYPPGLPVATVLRVERNAAYPFARITCLPVAGVDRHRQVLVLASLAPAPPPRPQPVEVSRGKR; this is encoded by the coding sequence ATGACCGACACCACCCCGCCACCCTTCTTCAAGACCGGCCTCAAGCCGGCCACCCGCTTCGCCATCTTCGCCCTATCGTCCGTCATTCTGATGCTGGCCGATGCCCGCTTCGGCTACCTCGATCCCCTGCGCCAGGTGTTGGCGGTGATCGTCAACCCCCTCCAGCACGCGGTGAACGCGCCTGTGCGCCTGGCTGGCCAGGTCGGGGCATTCTTCGTCACCCAAGGTCGGTTGCGGCTGGAAAACGACGAGCTCAAGGAAGCACGTCTGCGGCTTTCCGGGCAGCTCATGGAATTCCAGGCGCTACAGGCGGAAAATGCCCATCTACGCGCTCTGTTCAAGGCACGCGAACGCTATGGCACTCGCGTTACGCTGGCAGAGATCCTCTACTCGGAACGTGATCCCTTCGCGCGCAAGATCATCATTGACCGGGGCAGCCTCCATCACGTGGTGCCGGGCCAGGTGGTGGTGGACGAGGTGGGCGTAGTCGGGCAAGTCACCCGGGTCTATCCCGGCGTGAGCGAAGTCACCCTGATCACCGACAAAAACCAGGCCGTGCCGGTGCAGAACCTGCGCAACGGACTGCGCGCGGTGGTGTTCGGTAGCGGGCAGGACGGTAGCCTTACCGTGCCCTTCATGCCCATCCATGCGGATCTGCAGCCTGGGGATCAGTTGGTTACTTCGGGCCTCGACGGCATCTATCCGCCGGGACTACCAGTGGCGACGGTGCTGCGCGTGGAACGCAACGCCGCCTATCCCTTCGCGCGCATCACTTGTCTGCCGGTGGCCGGCGTTGATCGGCATCGCCAGGTACTGGTGCTGGCGAGCCTCGCGCCCGCGCCGCCGCCCCGCCCCCAGCCCGTGGAGGTAAGCCGTGGCAAGCGCTAA
- the mreD gene encoding rod shape-determining protein MreD yields MASANPPRSVLARPPRTRFIVLTLTLSLMANLLPWNGIAVLLWPDLVALVLLYWMIHYPRRVGLASAWFLGLVMDIADGVLFGQHALGYVLIGYAAWLTHRRLQTFNPWQQALYVLGFMLLLKLTMLLIRLAFGAAFPGWLYFAGSLTAAVLWPLLTLVLQLPQRRPPAAAPPYGTASR; encoded by the coding sequence GTGGCAAGCGCTAATCCCCCTCGCTCGGTGCTCGCGCGTCCGCCGCGCACACGCTTCATCGTTCTGACTCTGACGCTTTCGCTTATGGCCAATCTGCTGCCATGGAATGGCATAGCGGTGCTGTTGTGGCCAGACCTGGTCGCGCTGGTGCTCCTCTACTGGATGATCCATTACCCACGCCGGGTGGGCCTTGCAAGCGCCTGGTTCCTGGGGCTCGTCATGGACATCGCCGATGGCGTGTTGTTTGGCCAGCACGCCCTGGGCTATGTACTCATCGGCTACGCCGCGTGGCTTACGCACCGGCGGCTGCAGACCTTCAATCCCTGGCAGCAGGCGCTCTACGTGCTGGGATTCATGCTGCTGCTCAAGCTCACCATGCTGCTGATCCGGCTCGCCTTCGGCGCGGCCTTTCCCGGCTGGCTCTACTTCGCCGGTAGCCTCACGGCTGCCGTGCTCTGGCCGCTCCTCACCCTGGTGCTGCAGCTGCCCCAGCGCAGGCCGCCGGCCGCGGCACCGCCTTACGGTACCGCCTCGCGATGA
- the mrdA gene encoding penicillin-binding protein 2 gives MSRRPEIRDHQRELYYFRIRLAVAASIALVLFFVLLARAFWLQVLQYEHYHTLAEENRISIVPIVPNRGLILDRNGAVLAHNYSAYTLEITPSKVEGGLDKTIDALAELIEITPRDRKRFRKLLEESKNFETLPIRTRLNDVEIARFAANRYRFPGVDIHARLFRHYPQGEITSHVVGYIGRINDADLKRLEEMELLPNYRGSDYIGKAGLEQSYEQALHGTTGFERVETDAAGRAVRTLSRTPPISGNNLTLHLDLKLQQVAEQAFGSFRGALIALDPRTGGVLAFLSKPGYDTNLFIDGIDPMNWQALNDSPDKPLINRAMHGMYPPGSTFKPFMALAALELKKRSPSYTIADPGYFSLPGSSHRYRDWKPGGHGMVNLHKSIVVSCDTYYYGLAVDMGIDAIHDFMAHFGFGRKTGIDIEGERAGLLPSQEWKWKRFKQKWFVGDTVSVGIGQGYMLATPLQLAVAVATLANGGREMRPHLVREIQNAKTGAVTPVKPELISELPVNPENLERVKAAMVDVTRPGGTAARAGAGAPYTMAGKTGTAQVIGMKQGEKYVESRVAERHRDHALFIAFAPAEDPRIAVAVLVENGGHGGSTAAPIARAVFDYYLLGKRPAGAAATEEGAQENGDD, from the coding sequence ATGAGCCGCCGACCGGAGATCCGCGACCACCAGCGCGAACTCTATTACTTCCGCATCCGGCTGGCGGTGGCCGCGAGCATCGCCCTGGTGCTGTTCTTCGTCTTGCTCGCCCGCGCCTTCTGGCTACAGGTCCTGCAGTACGAGCACTACCATACGCTAGCCGAGGAGAACCGCATCTCCATCGTGCCCATCGTGCCCAACCGCGGATTGATCCTGGATCGCAATGGCGCGGTGCTCGCCCACAACTATTCCGCTTACACGCTGGAGATCACGCCAAGCAAGGTGGAAGGGGGACTGGACAAGACCATTGACGCCCTGGCCGAACTGATCGAGATCACGCCCCGGGATCGCAAGCGCTTCCGCAAGCTGCTGGAAGAGAGCAAGAACTTCGAGACACTGCCCATCCGCACTCGCCTCAATGACGTGGAGATCGCCCGCTTCGCGGCCAACCGCTACCGCTTCCCTGGGGTGGACATCCACGCCCGCCTGTTCCGGCACTATCCCCAGGGAGAGATCACTTCCCACGTGGTGGGCTACATCGGCCGGATCAACGATGCGGATCTGAAACGGCTCGAAGAGATGGAGCTGTTGCCCAACTACCGCGGTTCCGACTACATCGGCAAGGCAGGCTTGGAGCAAAGCTACGAGCAGGCGCTACACGGCACCACCGGTTTCGAGCGGGTGGAGACCGATGCCGCAGGCCGCGCAGTGCGCACCCTGTCGCGTACCCCACCGATTTCCGGCAACAATCTCACCTTGCACCTGGATCTGAAACTCCAGCAGGTGGCAGAGCAGGCCTTCGGCAGTTTCCGTGGAGCGCTGATCGCCCTCGATCCCCGCACCGGCGGTGTGCTCGCCTTTCTGTCCAAGCCTGGCTACGACACCAACCTCTTCATCGACGGCATCGACCCCATGAACTGGCAGGCGCTCAACGATTCGCCGGACAAGCCCCTGATCAACCGTGCCATGCATGGCATGTATCCGCCGGGCTCCACTTTCAAGCCTTTCATGGCCCTGGCGGCACTGGAGCTCAAGAAACGTTCCCCCAGCTATACCATCGCCGACCCGGGCTATTTCAGCCTCCCGGGCAGCAGTCACCGCTACCGGGATTGGAAGCCCGGCGGCCACGGCATGGTCAATCTGCACAAGTCCATCGTCGTTTCCTGCGATACCTACTACTATGGGCTGGCGGTGGATATGGGCATCGACGCCATCCACGATTTCATGGCTCACTTCGGTTTTGGCCGCAAGACGGGCATCGACATCGAAGGCGAGCGTGCCGGCCTGCTTCCGTCCCAGGAATGGAAATGGAAGCGCTTCAAGCAGAAGTGGTTCGTGGGCGACACGGTGAGTGTGGGCATCGGTCAGGGCTACATGCTGGCCACGCCGCTGCAGCTCGCGGTTGCGGTGGCCACCCTCGCCAATGGCGGCCGCGAGATGCGGCCACACCTGGTGCGGGAGATCCAGAACGCCAAGACCGGCGCGGTAACCCCGGTGAAACCGGAGCTTATCTCCGAGTTGCCGGTGAACCCGGAGAACCTCGAGCGGGTGAAGGCGGCCATGGTGGACGTGACCCGTCCCGGCGGTACCGCAGCCCGCGCCGGGGCAGGCGCGCCCTACACGATGGCGGGCAAGACCGGCACGGCCCAGGTGATCGGCATGAAGCAGGGGGAGAAATACGTGGAGAGCCGGGTGGCGGAGCGCCACCGCGACCATGCCTTGTTCATCGCCTTCGCGCCGGCCGAGGATCCCCGGATCGCCGTCGCGGTGCTAGTGGAAAACGGCGGCCACGGCGGCTCCACCGCCGCCCCCATCGCCCGCGCCGTGTTCGACTACTACCTGTTGGGCAAGCGTCCGGCCGGTGCCGCTGCCACCGAGGAAGGCGCGCAGGAGAACGGGGATGATTAG
- the rodA gene encoding rod shape-determining protein RodA: MIRRWLARSARHVDGVLLALVGAVLLLGLGILYSASGQDTARVVNQMLNILLALAIMWAVANVPPQHLMRFALPTYLVGLLLLVAVALFGEVSKGARRWLDLGITRIQPSELMKIGVPLMLAWYLDKHEKGLRLRDFVVAAVILALPVALIAKQPDLGTALLISASGFYVLFLAGIGWRVILGLAVAGAAMLPVVWSLLHDYQRQRVLTLLDPSQDPLGAGYHIIQSTIALGSGGLLGKGWLHGTQAHLDFLPERHTDFIFAVLGEEFGLMGILVLVALYFAILARGLLIAGNAPSLFGRLMAGSITLTFGTYAVVNMGMVSGILPVVGVPLPLVSYGGTAMVTLLMGFGILMSVATHRRLVKT, encoded by the coding sequence ATGATTAGACGCTGGTTGGCGCGCAGCGCGCGCCACGTGGATGGCGTGCTGCTCGCCCTGGTGGGAGCCGTACTGCTTCTGGGACTGGGAATCCTCTACAGCGCCTCGGGCCAGGACACCGCCCGTGTAGTGAACCAGATGCTCAACATCTTGCTCGCGCTCGCCATCATGTGGGCGGTGGCCAATGTGCCGCCCCAGCATCTCATGCGTTTCGCCCTGCCCACCTATCTCGTGGGCCTGCTACTGTTGGTGGCGGTGGCGCTGTTTGGCGAGGTGAGCAAGGGCGCGCGCCGTTGGCTAGACCTGGGCATAACCCGTATCCAGCCATCGGAATTGATGAAGATCGGGGTACCGCTCATGCTTGCCTGGTATCTGGACAAGCACGAGAAGGGGCTGCGCCTGCGGGACTTCGTCGTGGCCGCGGTGATCCTCGCGCTGCCGGTGGCCTTGATTGCCAAGCAGCCGGACCTGGGCACGGCGCTACTCATCTCGGCCTCCGGTTTCTACGTGTTGTTCCTGGCGGGCATTGGCTGGCGGGTAATCCTGGGGCTGGCGGTGGCAGGCGCAGCCATGCTGCCGGTGGTCTGGTCTTTGCTTCACGACTACCAACGGCAGCGCGTGCTGACCCTGCTCGACCCCAGCCAAGATCCCTTGGGGGCAGGCTATCACATCATCCAGTCCACCATCGCCCTCGGCTCCGGTGGCCTGCTGGGCAAGGGCTGGCTACACGGCACCCAGGCCCATCTGGACTTCCTGCCGGAGCGCCACACCGATTTCATCTTCGCGGTGCTGGGGGAGGAGTTCGGGCTAATGGGCATCCTGGTTTTGGTGGCTCTCTATTTCGCCATCCTCGCCCGGGGACTGTTGATCGCTGGCAACGCCCCATCCCTGTTCGGCCGCCTGATGGCGGGCAGCATCACCCTCACCTTCGGCACCTACGCCGTGGTGAACATGGGCATGGTATCCGGCATCCTGCCCGTGGTAGGCGTGCCGTTGCCCCTTGTGAGCTATGGGGGCACAGCGATGGTGACGCTCCTGATGGGCTTTGGTATTTTGATGAGCGTAGCCACCCACCGGAGACTGGTGAAGACATGA
- a CDS encoding septal ring lytic transglycosylase RlpA family protein, protein MRRAHPSRRAASGFALALLLLAGCASAPAPSPRAASGGGAIASEKPTPAVARPGGYYQDDGPGDNPPADLERIPDAEPKAEPLHRFANNPYIVFGRTYVPDVSGRPYVAEGIASWYGRKFHGARTSSGEPYDMYAMTAAHPTLPIPSYARVTNLANGKSVIVRINDRGPFHSDRLIDLSYTAAYKLGLVRTGSGRVRVESIDPANWNNNAIATAAETDDAAWWVQLGAFSLASNAEQMLSRVKVQVAALADRLRLVEGEGVVRLRAGPFASRSEADEAAALVRRLTELAPLVIR, encoded by the coding sequence ATGAGGCGGGCGCATCCTTCCAGGCGAGCAGCAAGCGGCTTCGCGCTGGCTTTGTTGCTTCTGGCCGGCTGCGCCAGCGCGCCCGCACCGAGTCCGCGCGCCGCCTCCGGCGGGGGTGCGATCGCGTCCGAGAAACCCACGCCAGCCGTGGCGCGCCCGGGGGGCTATTACCAAGACGACGGCCCCGGGGACAACCCGCCTGCCGACCTCGAGCGCATCCCGGACGCCGAGCCCAAAGCGGAACCCTTGCACCGCTTCGCCAACAATCCCTACATCGTCTTCGGCCGCACCTACGTCCCGGACGTGAGTGGACGGCCTTATGTGGCGGAGGGTATCGCCTCCTGGTATGGACGCAAGTTCCATGGGGCGCGTACTTCCAGCGGCGAGCCATACGACATGTATGCCATGACCGCCGCCCATCCCACCCTACCCATCCCCAGCTACGCGCGGGTGACCAATTTGGCCAACGGCAAGTCGGTGATCGTGCGCATCAATGATCGGGGGCCCTTCCACAGCGACCGTCTGATCGACCTGTCCTACACCGCCGCTTACAAGCTGGGGCTGGTACGCACCGGCAGCGGCCGCGTGCGGGTGGAGAGCATCGATCCAGCGAACTGGAATAACAATGCCATCGCCACCGCGGCCGAGACAGACGACGCGGCCTGGTGGGTGCAGCTGGGTGCTTTCAGCCTGGCTAGCAACGCGGAGCAGATGTTGAGCCGCGTCAAAGTCCAGGTGGCAGCGCTTGCCGACCGGTTGCGCCTAGTGGAAGGCGAAGGCGTGGTGCGTCTGCGCGCAGGCCCTTTCGCAAGTCGCAGCGAGGCCGACGAAGCCGCGGCCTTGGTGCGCCGCCTCACCGAGCTCGCACCCTTGGTGATCCGGTGA